In Aquimarina sp. TRL1, a single window of DNA contains:
- a CDS encoding replication-associated recombination protein A: protein MNKPLAERIRPKTLEAYLSQEHLIGDNGSLTQQIKRGMIPSLILWGPPGVGKTTLANIISSESGRPFYTLSAINSGVKDVREVIEKAKQSGGLFTAKNPILFIDEIHRFSKSQQDSLLGAVEKGWITLVGATTENPSFEVIPALLSRCQVYILNAFGKEELEALLHRAMKEDEFMASKNITLSETDALLRLSGGDARKLLNIFELIVSSQESDSIQITNDLVLKLVQQNTVRYDKTGEQHYDIISAFIKSIRGSDPNAAVYWLARMIEGGEDVKFIARRLIILASEDIGNANPTALIMANNTFQAVTTIGFPEARIILSQCAIYLATSAKSNASYMAINHAQQLVKQTGDLSVPLHIRNAPTKLMKELGYGENYQYAHNHKDNFVSQEFLPEEISNTKLYEPGDNQRENAFRSFLKNRWKDKYNY, encoded by the coding sequence ATGAATAAACCACTTGCTGAAAGAATTCGTCCTAAAACATTAGAAGCGTATCTTAGTCAGGAGCATCTGATAGGAGACAATGGTTCGCTTACCCAACAAATAAAAAGAGGTATGATCCCTTCTCTTATTTTATGGGGACCTCCAGGTGTCGGAAAAACAACACTAGCTAATATTATCTCTTCTGAGTCCGGGCGCCCTTTTTATACCTTGAGTGCTATTAACAGTGGCGTTAAAGATGTACGGGAGGTCATCGAAAAAGCAAAACAAAGTGGCGGATTATTTACTGCCAAAAACCCCATCTTATTCATTGATGAGATTCACCGTTTTAGCAAATCGCAACAAGATTCACTGTTAGGCGCTGTCGAAAAAGGTTGGATTACATTAGTAGGAGCGACTACTGAGAACCCTAGTTTTGAAGTAATCCCTGCACTGCTTTCCAGATGTCAGGTATACATCTTGAATGCATTTGGAAAAGAAGAATTAGAAGCGCTATTGCACAGAGCTATGAAGGAAGACGAGTTTATGGCTTCTAAAAATATAACATTATCAGAGACCGATGCACTCTTACGACTAAGTGGTGGAGATGCCAGAAAACTACTTAATATTTTTGAATTAATCGTTTCTAGCCAGGAATCAGACAGCATACAAATAACCAATGATCTCGTTCTGAAACTTGTACAACAAAACACCGTACGCTACGATAAAACCGGAGAGCAACACTATGATATTATCTCTGCTTTTATAAAATCAATTCGGGGAAGTGATCCTAATGCCGCCGTATATTGGTTAGCCAGGATGATTGAAGGAGGAGAAGATGTAAAGTTCATCGCTCGTCGACTAATCATTCTCGCTTCTGAGGATATTGGTAATGCAAACCCTACAGCACTGATTATGGCTAATAATACATTTCAGGCTGTAACGACAATCGGGTTTCCAGAAGCGCGAATTATCCTGAGTCAATGTGCTATATATTTAGCTACTTCTGCAAAAAGCAATGCTTCCTATATGGCTATTAATCACGCTCAACAATTAGTAAAACAAACCGGAGATCTATCCGTACCATTGCACATTCGAAACGCTCCAACTAAACTCATGAAAGAATTGGGATATGGAGAAAATTACCAATACGCACATAATCATAAAGATAATTTTGTTTCACAGGAGTTTCTTCCGGAAGAAATCAGCAATACAAAATTATACGAACCCGGAGATAATCAACGAGAAAATGCTTTCAGATCCTTTCTCAAAAACCGCTGGAAAGACAAATACAATTACTAA